In Astatotilapia calliptera chromosome 23, fAstCal1.2, whole genome shotgun sequence, a genomic segment contains:
- the LOC113016512 gene encoding signal-transducing adaptor protein 1-like produces the protein MAKRTRRPRDQLPNCYYEGYMEKRSFNDETSQKLWTALCGNTLFFFNDKKDCDYIEKLDLSGFISVTDETRQDRNLDAARFNLRLKGGNIKFTVPNAEVREFWKGYIQAVAELAVPTSLNLLPGQIHMLKEAVQKETERKQNSPPSAETSCPSYVTLQADMPACYHNVSRLEAELLLDREVKRGNLLLRPGSDGSSFAVSTRQDLDSPLVKHYRVIRKHDGGFIIDVEPKVTCDTLHDMISYLVTSTDGVLIPLIIEEPYEKKLSYISSDNENGEKSVQQPLQKGPPPSLPSKPPKPVCRKTPSPEPEELPVEECLYLNENWNEEAEETEDSSVNPLPQPEGKTQKIPLMPPTPAPRKFFPSSVSTTKQDVKVKAVTDPDNQLARATISELKLRLEKNKGKCQ, from the exons ATGGCAAAGCGAACAAGGAGACCGAGGGACCAGCTGCCAAACTGTTACTATGAAGGATACATGGAGAAGAGATCATTCAATGATGAG ACATCTCAGAAACTGTGGACCGCCCTTTGTGGAAACaccctttttttcttcaatgaCAAAAAGGACTGCGAT TACATAGAGAAACTGGATCTCAGTGGATTTATCTCAGTAACAGATGAGACCAGACAGGACCGTAACTTGGATGCAGCCAGATTCAATCTCCGACTGAAAGGCGGAAATATCAAATTCACC GTCCCAAATGCAGAAGTTCGTGAGTTTTGGAAGGGCTATATCCAAGCTGTGGCTGAG CTGGCTGTGCCCACCTCTCTGAATCTGCTGCCAGGTCAGATCCACATGCTGAAAGAGGCAGTACAAAAGGAAACTGAGAGAAAACAGAACAGCCCTCCATCTGCTGAGACCAGCTGCCCTTCTTATGTCACCCTACAAGCAGACATGCCAGC CTGTTACCACAATGTCTCCCGCCTGGAGGCCGAGCTGCTTCTTGACAGAGAAGTCAAAAGAGGAAACCTGCTGCTGAGACCTGGAAGCGATGGGAGCTCCTTCGCTGTCAGCACCAGGCAGGACTTGGACAG ccCTTTAGTCAAACACTACCGCGTGATCCGAAAACACGACGGCGGCTTCATCATTGATGTGGAGCCTAAA GTCACCTGTGACACTCTGCACGATATGATCAGCTATTTAGTGACATCAACTGACGGAGTTTTGATTCCCCTCATTATTGAAGAACCATATGAAAAGAAATTAT CTTATATTTCTTCTGATAATGAAAATGGAGAAAAGAGTGTTCAGCAGCCCTTGCAAAAAGGTCCTCCACCAAGCCTTCCTTCCAAGCCTCCCAAACCAG TCTGTAGAAAAACACCATCTCCTGAACCAGAGGAATTGCCAGTGGAAGAGTGCTTGTATTTGAATGAGAACT GGAATGAGGAAGCAGAAGAGACAGAAGATTCCTCAGTCAATCCGTTGCCAC AACCAGAAGGGAAAACCCAGAAAATTCCACTCATGCCTCCAACTCCTGCACCTCGCAAATTTTTTCCCTCCTCCGTTTCAACCACAAAACAAGATGTGAAGGTGAAAGCCGTTACAGACCCCGATAATCAGC TTGCTCGCGCAACAATATCTGAGCTGAAACTTCGGCTGGAAAAAAACAAGGGCAAGTGCCAGTGA